In Macadamia integrifolia cultivar HAES 741 chromosome 5, SCU_Mint_v3, whole genome shotgun sequence, a single window of DNA contains:
- the LOC122078626 gene encoding mitotic-spindle organizing protein 1A-like: MDPEAARNARESLELAFHMSNILETGLDRHTLSILITLCDMGLNPEALAALVKELRREPSSSPSTTTNPSSAP, encoded by the coding sequence ATGGATCCAGAGGCTGCACGGAATGCCCGAGAATCACTGGAACTGGCATTTCATATGTCAAACATTCTCGAGACAGGGCTTGATCGCCACACCCTCTCCATCCTCATTACCCTATGTGATATGGGCTTGAATCCGGAGGCCCTCGCCGCACTTGTTAAGGAACTCCGTAGGGAACCCTCTTCATCTCCCTCCACAACCACAAACCCATCATCTGCACCTTGA
- the LOC122078020 gene encoding omega-hydroxypalmitate O-feruloyl transferase-like, protein MGEGIFEVKKLEAVLVPPASKTDDGLYFLSNLDLYQNLILTTIYCYKSDTTRSNCNACEVIKQALAEVLVHYYPFAGRIAINDSDGKLVIDCTGEGVPFVEAVADCELEVLGDTTKSSNFEILEKLVHIFPRSKNILEIPLLTTQVTKFKCGGFVLGLATNHCMADGISAVEFANSWAEIARGSPITVLPFLDRTIIKSRQPLKIEFPHNEFHEIKDVPKSILASKDDELIPKSFCFKEKMLVHLRSLAMEDGEVEKCSNFTLVAAHTWRVMIESLKMEDDQLTKLVFAVDLRSKFNPPLPKGYFGNAIFHPCCLCSAGELRSKPLWFAVKLVQEAIKSVTEEYARSAIDYYEEKRANPLATYTLFISSWTRLGFYDIDFGWGKPTQTTLANPGPNLCFTLPQGEGKKDLNILMVMAASLMKAFEELIQI, encoded by the exons ATGGGAGAAGGAATATTTGAGGTTAAGAAGTTGGAAGCTGTCCTAGTTCCTCCTGCATCAAAAACAGATGATGGGCTCTACTTCTTATCCAACTTGGATTTGTACCAGAACCTCATTCTTACAACAATATACTGTTACAAATCAGATACTACAAGGAGTAACTGTAATGCTTGTGAAGTGATCAAGCAAGCTTTGGCTGAGGTTCTGGTTCACTATTATCCTTTCGCTGGGAGGATTGCAATAAACGACTCTGATGGGAAACTAGTTATCGATTGCACCGGAGAAGGTGTTCCATTTGTGGAAGCAGTTGCAGACTGTGAGCTTGAAGTTTTAGGCGACACTACAAAATCATCAAATTTTGAGATTCTGGAGAAGCTTGTTCATATCTTTCCAAGATCCAAAAACATCTTAGAAATACCATTACTGACAActcag GTCAcaaagttcaagtgtggaggATTTGTTCTTGGATTAGCAACAAACCACTGCATGGCAGATGGGATAAGTGCAGTGGAATTTGCAAATTCTTGGGCTGAAATCGCAAGAGGCTCACCAATTACTGTCTTGCCATTCCTTGATAGAACTATAATCAAATCAAGGCAACCTCTTAAGATTGAATTCCCTCATAATGAGTTCCATGAGATAAAAGATGTTCCAAAGAGCATCCTTGCATCTAAAGATGATGAACTTATACCCAAATCCTTCTGCTTCAAAGAAAAGATGTTGGTCCATTTGAGGTCCTTAGCAATGGAAGATGGTGAAGTAGAGAAATGCTCAAACTTCACATTGGTGGCAGCACATACATGGCGTGTCATGATTGAGTCACTCAAGATGGAAGATGATCAACTAACAAAGCTTGTTTTCGCCGTCGATCTCCGGTCGAAATTCAATCCGCCGTTACCGAAAGGATACTTTGGCAATGCCATATTTCATCCATGTTGTCTTTGTAGTGCCGGAGAATTAAGGAGTAAGCCATTGTGGTTCGCAGTTAAATTGGTGCAAGAAGCAATAAAATCAGTGACCGAGGAATATGCAAGATCAGCTATTGACTATTATGAAGAGAAAAGAGCAAACCCTTTAGCAACATATACTCTTTTTATATCTTCATGGACTAGATTGGGTTTTTATGATATTGATTTCGGATGGGGGAAACCAACTCAGACAACCCTTGCAAATCCAGGGCCTAATTTGTGCTTTACGCTTCCCCAAGGTGAAGGAAAGAAGGATCTAAATATATTAATGGTCATGGCTGCATCTCTTATGAAAGCCTTTGAGGAGCTCATCCAAATCTAA
- the LOC122077774 gene encoding uncharacterized protein LOC122077774, producing the protein MVQKESSYDSDQAISNSPDLRVFCNLVERARSLQFLKEKNQGLENPLRNNFSAWQPSFEPEDFNLPPKRGSKTRAAAIESGGGGGGCGGGGGEGKEEKRMKNDLKRPRHLFDLALLCVPEKGLKKGETSKVLLYDLNKEAESSEAVIGGFGLNLELGFKKS; encoded by the coding sequence ATGGTGCAGAAGGAAAGCAGTTATGATTCTGATCAAGCAATCTCCAATTCGCCAGATCTTCGTGTTTTCTGCAACTTAGTTGAGAGAGCACGTAGTCTACAATTTTTAAAGGAGAAGAATCAAGGATTAGAAAATCCACTAAGGAACAACTTCAGTGCATGGCAGCCTTCTTTTGAACCAGAAGACTTCAATTTACCTCCAAAGAGAGGTTCCAAAACCAGAGCTGCTGCGATTGAATcaggtggcggtggcggtggctgtggtggtggtggtggtgaaggaaaggaagagaagagaatgaagaatgatttgAAGAGGCCAAGACATCTTTTTGATTTGGCTCTACTTTGTGTTCCTGAGAAAGGGTTGAAGAAAGGAGAGACTAGTAAGGTTCTTCTATATGATCTTAACAAAGAAGCTGAATCATCAGAGGCAGTTATTGGGGGTTTTGGTTTGAATCTTGAACTAGGATTTAAGAAAAGTTAA
- the LOC122079596 gene encoding uncharacterized protein LOC122079596, translated as MGDSNNPRFRCPHCAGPLSKEMETSNWTVPPLVRDSFSMIGSAVGGTTSAFYGFNHAMPVVQRCVKGPMWLHFLIGAPPVIVFSSACAGLAGGAIPALAQLLSSAYHAAISSSLPPSTAQDGKMHESRTSTL; from the exons ATGGGTGATTCAAACAATCCTCGTTTTAGATGCCCTCACTGTGCTGGTCCTCTTTCCAAAGAAATG GAAACCAGCAATTGGACTGTTCCACCGCTTGTCAGGGATAGCTTTTCCATG ATTGGTTCTGCTGTTGGTGGCACAACAAGTGCATTCTATGGGTTTAATCATG CAATGCCAGTTGTTCAAAGATGTGTAAAAGGGCCTATGTGGTTGCATTTCCTCATTGGT GCTCCACCTGTAATAGTCTTTTCTTCAGCTTGTGCAGGGTTGGCAG GTGGTGCCATTCCAGCTCTAGCGCAACTTCTCTCTTCAGCTTATCATGCTGCAATCTCGTCATCATTGCCTCCATCCACAGCACAGGATGGTAAGATGCATGAATCAAGAACCTCTACTCTGTGA